A segment of the Chryseobacterium scophthalmum genome:
TTAATTGTTGTTGATAGGATTAAACCCAAGATTTAGATCTTCATACCAGAGAGTGGGAGCTTTAAATAGTAATCTAAGAAAAGAAAATGTATCAGTTAAAAAGATTAGAGAATTTTTAACCCGGATGTTTATATATAAGAGTTTTGAAAAACAAATCAATAGTTTTTTTAAGTGTCGCTCTTAGGGAGCTTATATTCTAAAATACCCATGCTTTGCTACAAAGGTGGCACTCCTACGGAGCTCTGTCTTTGTAGCAAAGTTTTACGAATCTAATCTCGGCGATAAATACGTAGATATTGAATTAAATACTAAACTTGTCTTTAAACTTTACTCTTATTAAATAAAGGAAAAAGCTCAACTACAGTCCTCAAACCTAGCCCGGATTGAACGGTATTGTCTGAGCTTTTTTTGCACAAAAGGAAAGGCTAGGTGCAAAAAAGCGAGTAGTGAAAGCCGGATTAAGCTTCTGAAAAATATGGAAGTGTTGGAGGTTTAGAGTAAATATTTGTTGAGACAAGATTTTAACGGTAATTTTTAATCATACACACAATGAGAATAAGGTTTTAATATTGAAAACAATCAGTTTAATACTTATTAAGAAAATCTCTGCAAAAGATTATTGCTTAGTTATTGAAGCAACAGAGTGACAGGTCTCTCAAATATTTTGTAAGAATGAAAAATATTTTCTAAAAACATAACAGAAGATTCAAAACTTATTATACTATTTCGTTTTAAATTTATATTCTTATGAGTATTGAAATTGATCATTCTAGTCAAGAAATAAAGTTGAAAAAGAGAAAACTATGACACGCGCGAATCTTTAGAAATTACACTAAAATAAATACTCGACTTAATACTAATAGAGAGAAACATTATGAAAATAACTTTTGGTTATTACTCTAAAAGAACTGCATCGATTATAGTTTACAATAAACTCTAGAAAATTTATTTAAGCCGACAAGGTTCTTTATAAACAAAATTATATGAAAAACTGTAACCTAAATTTGCAAATTGACATAAAACATCTACTCAGATTTATCATTAACTTTTTTAGATTAGAATGCCTTACTTCCTATCGATTAGTAAAATTACTGATCAATGATGATTCATTGATTTCTGAGCTTATAACAAAAAGTGGCTCAGTCTCACAACAAGTTGAGGAGAAAATAATAAATGATATTTTTGTATTATGTTAAATGATTCCAAGCTGCTTAAATTATTTTACGTTAACTTTTGATTGAATATTGTGAAATTTGAAAAAGAAAAACAAAATTCTACACATTTATTTTGAAGAGAAAAATATAACTCCGAAAAGATTTTCTTCACTTATATTTCAGCCAAAAGGGTTTTTGCCTGAAATCATGGTGGATGATTTTTTTCTTCGCGAAAAAATAGTAAAACTCCACATTAAACGCAGAAGATGGACTGATATTAAAACAGGAAACATCATCCCAAGAGATTGGAATATTATTGCCAAAGGAACTCGCATGACACACGATTTTGCCGCAAGCAGGATCTAAATCATTTGCTACTTTAATCAGGAATATAACTAATCATTATAGAGATATCCTGAATTATTTTGAAACACAAAACACAAAGCACAAATGCAGCAGCTGAATCTTTCAACGCAAAAATAAAAAACTTCAGATTGTGGCTTAGAGGGGTGAAAGACCTCGCATTTTTCTTGTTCAGATTAGCTAAGATTTTGCCTAGTCTCCAACTTTTGCACCTGATCCATGTAAAGCTCAAAAATCAAGATTTTAAATCAAACCCGTAGTCAAGATAAAACGCAACAAACACTCCGGAGGAGTGTAACCTTTGTAGAATATCAAAGCATCATTTTTCATAAGCTTCGGAGGAGCGACACAATTAGCAATAGGCAATAGGCAATAGGCAATAGGTAAAATTCCTTATTATCTATTATTCATTACCTATTGCTAATTGCTAATTACTGATCACTGATTATTTATCAATTATCATTGATCTATATTGTTGATGTATATAACAAAAAAAAGTCTCATAGAAATAAATCTATGAGACTTTTAAAAAAACTGGCGGCGACCTANNNNNNNNNNTTATCAATTATCATTGATCTATATTGTTGATGTATATAACAAAAAAAAGTCTCATAGAAATAAATCTATGAGACTTTTAAAAAAACTGGCGGCGACCTACTCTCCCGCTTTCGCAGTACCATCGGCGCTAGAGGGCTTAACTTCTGTGTTCGGAATGGGAACAGGTGAGCCCCTCTGCTAAAACCACCCTAAAGGTTGTATATAAGGTCTAAGGGTTTAGGTGATAGGGCTTAGCTAATAGCTAAATCCTGATACCTAATTCCTGATACCTATTTTATCGATAAAAACATTCACAAAGAGGTAACCTTGCTGCACTTTCGTAGCACCATATCAGGCTATAAATCTACGGGTAATTAGTACTACTCGGCTATGACATTACTGCCTTTACACCTATAGCCTATCAACGTTGTCATCTCCAACGACCCTTAAAAGATGTCTCATCTTGAGGCGAGTTTCGCACTTATATGCTTTCAGTGCTTATCTCTTCCAAACGTAGCTACTCAGCGGTGCTCCTGGCGGAACAACTGATACACCAGAGGTTTGTTCAAATCGGTCCTCTCGTACTAGATTCAAGCCCTCTCAAACATCTAACGCCCGCAATAGATAGAGACCGAACTGTCTCACGACGTTCTGAACCCAGCTCGCGTGCCACTTTAATGGGCGAACAGCCCAACCCTTGGGACCTTCTCCAGCCCCAGGATGTGACGAGCCGACATCGAGGTGCCGAACCTCCCCGTCGATATGAGCTCTTGGGGGAGACTAGCCTGTTATCCCCGGAGTACCTTTTATCCTATGAGCGATGGCCCTTCCATACGGAACCACCGGATCACTATGTCCTGCTTTCGCACCTGATCGACTTGTAGGTCTCACAGTCAAGCACCCTTATGCCATTACACTCTACGCACGGTTACCAAGCGTGCTGAGGGTACCTTTGAAAGCCTCCGTTACTCTTTTGGAGGCGACCACCCCAGTCAAACTACCCACCACGCAGTGTCCTTCTAAAAGAAGTTAGGCTCCAAGTAAGTAAAGGGTGGTATTTCAACGTTGACTCCACAAACACTAGCGTGCCTGCTTCAAAGTCTCCCACCTATCCTACACATTACTTACTCAAAGTCAATACGAAGTTATAGTAAAGGTTCACAGGGTCTTTTCGTCCCATTGCGGGTACTCGGCATCTTCACCGAGACTACAATTTCACAGAGCTCATGGTTGAGACAGTGCCCAGATCGTTACACCATTCGTGCAGGTCGGAACTTACCCGACAAGGAATTTCGCTACCTTAGGACCGTTATAGTTACGGCCGCCGTTTACTGGGGCTTCAGTCAAACGCTTCGCATTGCTGCTAACGCCCTTCCTTAACCTTCCAGCACCGGGCAGGTGTCAGACCCTATACTGCATCTTTCGATTTTGCAGAGTCCTGTGTTTTTGATAAACAGTCGCCTGGGCCTTTTTACTGCGGCCACCATTGCTGATGGCGTCTCTTCTCCCGAAGTTACGAGACTATTTTGCCTAGTTCCTTAACCATGATTCACTCTAGCACCTTAGGATTCTCTCCTCGACTACCTGTGTCGGTTTTGGTACGGGTTGCTTCACTTCGGCTTTTCTTGGAAGCACTTTCCCTACAACAACTTCGCCCGAAGGCTAGGTCTTGACTATTCCGTCAGTCTCCAGTAAGTACGGCACTCCGTCCCCTTTTTAGTGTGAGCAAGTATGGGAATATTAACCCATTGTCCATCCACTACCCCTTTCGGGTTCGCGTTAGGTCCCGACTAACCCTCAGCTGATTAGCATGGCTGAGGAAACCTTAGTCTTTCGGTGAGCGGGTTTCTCGCCCGCTTTATCGTTACTTATGCCTACATTTTCTTTTCTGTCCGCTCCACCAAGCCTCACGACTCAGCTTCTGTGCAAACAGAATGCTCCCCTACCAGATATATCTAATGATATAAATCCATAGCTTCGGTACTCTATTTATGCCCGATTATTATCCATGCCGGACCGCTCGACTAGTGAGCTGTTACGCACTCTTTAAATGAATGGCTGCTTCCAAGCCAACATCCTAGCTGTCAATGCAGTCCAACCGCGTTGCTTCAACTTAATAGAGATTTGGGGACCTTAGCTGTTGGTCTGGGTTCTTTCCCTCTCGGACACGGACCTTAGCACCCGCGCCCTCACTGCCGTGGAACATTTATTAGCATTCGGAGTTTGTCAGGAATTGGTAGGATTTGACTCCCCCGCATCCAATCAGTAGCTCTACCTCTAATAAACTTATACACGACGCTGCACCTAAATGCATTTCGGGGAGTACGAGCTATCTCCCAGTTTGATTGGCCTTTCACCCCTACCCACAGGTCATCCGAAGACTTTTCAACGTCAACCGGTTCGGTCCTCCACTTTGTGTTACCAAAGCTTCAACCTGCCCATGGGTAGATCACAAGGTTTCGCGTCTAATACTACTAACTAAGCGCCCTATTCAGACTCGCTTTCGCTCCGGCTCCGGACCTGAAGTCCTTAACCTCGCTAGTAACATTAACTCGTAGGCTCATTATGCAAAAGGCACGCCGTCACCCAACTTGTGGGCTCCGACCGCTTGTAGGCGTACGGTTTCAGGTTCTATTTCACCCTTCTATTCGAAGTGCTTTTCACCTTTCCTTCACAGTACTTGTTCACTATCGGTCTTTCAGGAGTATTTAGCCTTGGAGGATGGTCCCCCCATATTCAGACAGGATTTCACGTGTCCCGCCCTACTCATTTATCACTTAAATATGCCTTTCATATACGGGGCTATCACCCTCTTTGGCTGTTCTTTCCAGAACATTCTATTAAACATATAAAAGCTTTTGGGCTAATCCGCGTTCGCTCGCCACTACTTACGGAATCTCTTCGATTTCTTTTCCTCCGGGTACTTAGATGTTTCAGTTCTCCGGGTTTGCTCTCCTTGCGGAGTGACATGTCTTCAACATGCCGGGTTGCCCCATTCGGACATCTCGGGATCAATTCGTGTGTGCCAATCCCCCGAGCTTTTCGCAGCTTACCACGTCCTTCGTCGCCTCTGAAAGCCTAGGCATCCGCCATACGCCCTTAACGATTTCTTTCCTAATATTATATTAGTTCAGTATTTTTTTGATAATATTATTAATAATACTATCGATATTTTTATAAACTCGGCACTCGAAAGTGCTCGGTTATCTCTTTGTGATATCTTTACCGTTAATGTCAATGATCTTTAATTCTTTTCAGAAATTCTGATGAACAAATATTGTTTTTGGCTCTATTCGTAACTTTTAAATCAGTTTTCCAAAACTGTGGAGAATAAGGGAGTCGAACCCTTGACCTCCTGCGTGCAAGGCAGGCGCTCTAGCCAGCTGAGCTAATTCCCCCTCTAGTCAGATGTTAGATCTTAGTAATTAGATATTAGTTTTAAACTAACCTCTAACTTCTAGTTTCTAACCTCTATTTCAATTAGTAGTCTCGGGCAGGCTCGAACTGCCGACCTCTACATTATCAGTGTAGCGCTCTAACCAGCTGAGCTACGAGACTTTGTTATGAGTAATAGGTGATGAGTAATAAGTAATATTTGCATATCGCTTTTTCCTCTTCTTCATACTCAATCTCTCTTCCCTAATACTAATTTCTAGTGGGTTTTGTATTTTTTTTTATATTATATAAGTAAGGGGTAATGAGTAATTTTCAGCGTTCCAATCAACTTAGATCTTTTTACTTCTAACTTTTTCCTTTTCTTATATATCAACCAAATAAAAACTAAAGCTTCTCTTTAAGTAAGTACATGGTACTTGCGTACCTAATTTTGTTTATCGTCTAAAGACGCTCTAAAATGAGATGTTCCAGCCGCACCTTCCGGTACGGCTACCTTGTTACGACTTAGCCCTAGTTACTTGTTTTACCCTAGGCAGCTCCTGTTACGGTCACCGACTTCAGGTACCCCAAACTTCCATGGCTTGACGGGCGGTGTGTACAAGGCCCGGGAACGTATTCACCGCATCATGGCTGATATGCGATTACTAGCGATTCCAGCTTCATAGAGTCGAGTTGCAGACTCCAATCCGAACTGAGACCGGCTTTCGAGATTCGCATCCTATCGCTAGGTAGCTGCCCTCTGTACCGGCCATTGTATTACGTGTGTGGCCCAAGGCGTAAGGGCCGTGATGATTTGACGTCATCCCCACCTTCCTCTCTACTTGCGTAGGCAGTCTCACTAGAGTCCCCAACTGAATGATGGCAACTAGTGACAGGGGTTGCGCTCGTTGCAGGACTTAACCTAACACCTCACGGCACGAGCTGACGACAACCATGCAGCACCTTGAAAATTGTCCGAAGAAAAGTCTATTTCTAAACCTGTCAATTCCCATTTAAGCCTTGGTAAGGTTCCTCGCGTATCATCGAATTAAACCACATAATCCACCGCTTGTGCGGGCCCCCGTCAATTCCTTTGAGTTTCATTCTTGCGAACGTACTCCCCAGGTGGCTAACTTATCACTTTCGCTTAGTCTCTGAATCCGAAGACCCAAAAACGAGTTAGCATCGTTTACGGCGTGGACTACCAGGGTATCTAATCCTGTTCGCTCCCCACGCTTTCGTCCATCAGCGTCAGTTAAAACATAGTGACCTGCCTTCGCAATTGGTGTTCTAAGTAATATCTATGCATTTCACCGCTACACTACTTATTCCAGCCACTTCTACTTTACTCAAGACCTGCAGTATCAATGGCAGTTTCATAGTTAAGCTATGAGATTTCACCACTGACTTACAGATCCGCCTACGGACCCTTTAAACCCAATAAATCCGGATAACGCTTGCACCCTCCGTATTACCGCGGCTGCTGGCACGGAGTTAGCCGGTGCTTATTCGTATAGTACCTTCAGCTTTCCACACGTGGAAAGGTTTATCCCTATACAAAAGAAGTTTACAACCCATAGGGCCGTCGTCCTTCACGCGGGATGGCTGGATCAGGCTCTCACCCATTGTCCAATATTCCTCACTGCTGCCTCCCGTAGGAGTCTGGTCCGTGTCTCAGTACCAGTGTGGGGGATCACCCTCTCAGGCCCCCTAAAGATCACTGACTTGGTAGGCCGTTACCCTACCAACTATCTAATCTTGCGCGTGCCCATCTCTATCCACCGGAGTTTTCAATATCAAATGATGCCATTCAATATATTATGGGGTATTAATCTTCCTTTCGAAAGGCTATCCCCCTGATAAAGGCAGGTTGCACACGTGTTCCGCACCCGTACGCCGCTCTCAAGATCCCGAAAGATCTCTACCGCTCGGCTTGCATGTGTTAGGCCTCCCGCTAGCGTTCATCCTGAGCCAGGATCAAACTCTCCATTGTATGTTTGTCTGACTCACTCAAAGTTTTGACGCTTTAGTTTTTCCTTACTTGGTTGTATATTATTTTTCAATGATCTCTTCTCTCTCGCTTTTTACGATACCTACATTTTCTGTCGTTTTCAGTACCGATTTGCGTGTGCAAAAGTAAAACTTTATTTCTAACCAGCCAAATGTTTTTAAAAGAAATTTTAAAGTTTTTTGATGACCCTAAATCCTTATTTCCTACACTTGATTTATTCTACTCCGCTCCCGTTTTACCGGACTGCAAAGATACTAATCTTTTTATTTCTCGCAAATTTTTATTTCAAAAAATTTAAAAGTTTTTNNNNNNNNNNNNNNNNNNNNNNNNNNNNNNNNNNNNNNNNNNNNNNNNNNNNNNNNNNNNNNNNNNNNNNNNNNNNNNNNNNNNNNNNNNNNNNNNNNNNNNNNNNNNNNNNNNNNNNACACAATCCTAATTTATTTAACATAAAATTCATATTTAATCAATATTCCATGGTAACTAGCTGGTTTAATGATTCAAAATTTTGAGCATTAGGTAGCAGGGTTTAGATGGTAGGCTGAAAGTGGCAGGTGATGGGATGTGTCGGAGAGTTGGAGAGTAATAGCGTTGGAACGTTTGGGAGTGAAGATTGCTTAAGTTATGGGATTCTCGGAGCACAGTAAAATAGAAAGAAAAGGTTTCCAGAGGTAAATATCTATCATAATATATATAGAGAGCGTTTTTATCGCAAAGGCAAACTAAGAGTTTTTAGTTGTAGCCTTATATAAGACAAACAAAGGCGCTTCGCTTAGCAAAGAAAGACTAAGTAGAAAATAAAGGACCTGTGATCTATGTGTCGCTCCGATGGAGCTTATATTCTAACCAATTATTGTTTTGCTACAAAGGTGGCGCTCCGGAGGAGCGCTATCTTGTATTTTTGTAACATCTTATCCTATTAACAGGACGCCACTCCGTGGCTTTTGAAGATCTTCGCTTCTAAATACATTAACTAAGACTAACTCATATTAAATATTTAGTGATAATTTTTTAAAAAATTCAACATTCTCATAGTAAGTCTATCATCCCATATCTATTATCTTGTATTTACTCATATTCTAAAATAGCCCGGATTGAACGGTATGTTTGAGCTCTTTTTGCTGCAAAGAAAAAGCAGGGCGCAAAAAAGCGAGTAGTGAAAGCCGGAAATTGCTACTAAAGAAAAATCTATATATAAGGATAGATGAAATTGTTACAAATTTTGGGGAATAGTGATATTATTTTTCTTCATATACTCAATAAGCTCATTGTATTTGTCTTCGTAATCGTTTGTACCGCATTTGTGGGAGATGCTACAGATTTCCGAGGGTTTTATATTGAGGATGTTTGAAACTTTTGTGAGAATCTCCAGATTGATTTTCACTTTTGAATTTTCGATATCAGAATATGCTTTTTGAGAAATACCCATTTCGAATGCCATATATTCCTGAGTAAGATCACGGTCGCGTCGCATTTTCCTGATATTTTGTCCACAAATTTTCATCACACAATAGCTTTAGTAGTTTTCGGTATATTTTAGAAGTATATCTAATAGCCTTAGACAAAGTTAGTAAATACCTTTGTCAAAACATTACATACACAGCATGATATTTTTTTTCAGAGCACCGAAACTCTTTATTTAAGGGAAATTCTATGAAAAATATTGTTCGCTGCAAGATACAAGATTTATGGAGACGCAAAAATTTCATTATGACAATAATATTGTCAGAGCATTCCTCTATGCTACTGTAGTATTTGGAATCATCGGTTTTATTTTAGGGTTAACCGCTGCTTTGATGCTATTTTATCCTGAATTACCTGAATTTTTATTTGGTACTGACGATACAACCATTCAAAGTTTAAGAAGTGGAAATATTCAGGGGCTAGTTAATTCGCAGGGTGCTTTAGGATTTGGAAGAATCAGAATGCTTCACACGAGTGCGGTAATTTTTGCTTTTGTCTGCAACTCTTTCTTCTGCGGTGCTTATTATAGTATGCAAAGACTTTTGAAAACCAGAATGTATAGTGATACTTTATCATGGATTCATTTCTGGACATGGCAAATTATGATTATTGCTGTTGTGATCACCTTTTTAATGGGAATCAACACTTCAAAAGAATATGCTGAACACGAATGGCCGATTGATATTTTGATTACTTTCTCTTGGGTAATTTTCGGAATCAATATGTTTGGAACGATTGCCAAAAGAAGAGTGCGTCATTTATATGTAGCCATCTGGTTTTATATTGCAACTTGGATTGCTGTTGCGATGCTACACATATTTAACAACTTAGAAGTTCCGTTATCTTTTACAAGCTGGAAATCATATTCTGCTTATGCAGGAGTAAAAGATGCCTTAGTTCAATGGTGGTACGGTCATAATGCGGTTGCATTCGTATTGACAACACCGGTTTTAGGTTTAATGTATTACTTTATGCCTAAAGCAGCCAACAGACCAGTCTTTTCATATAAACTTTCTATTATTCACTTTTGGTCGTTGATCTTCGTCTATCTTTGGGCAGGACCTCACCATCTTCAATATACTGCTTTACCAGCATGGGCTCAAGCAGTGGGAACAGGTTTCTCAATCATGTTGATTGCTCCGTCTTGGGGTGGAATGCTTAATGGATTATTAACTTTAAGAGGAGCTTGGGATAAAGTAAGAGAAAATCCTATTCTAAAATTCTTTGTAGTTGCTGTAACATGTTACGGAATGGCAACCTTTGAAGGACCGCTTTTAGCAACAAAATCTTTAAATAAAATCGGACATTACACCGACTGGGTAATTGGTCACGTTCATTTAGGAGCTTTAGGATGGAATGGTTTCATGGCATTCGGAGTTATCTATTACCTGATTCCGATTATGTGGAAAACTGAACTTTGGTCTAAAAAATTAGCCAACTGGCATTTCTGGCTCGGAACTTTAGGAATTATTTTCTATGCCGTTCCAATGTATATCGCAGGATTTACTCAAGGTTTGATGTGGAAACAATTTAACCCAGATGGAACTTTATTGTGGAAAAACTGGTTAGATACCGTTACTGCGATTATTCCATACTTTAAAATGAGATTCTTAGGGGGATTATTTTATCTGAGTGGAGCCATTTTAATGGTTGTAAATGTTTACAAAACAATCAGAGCCGGATCATTCCAAAAAAATGTTCCTGCAGAAGCACCAGCTTTAGCCAATGTAGGAAGCTCAAGAAAAGAAGGCGAAGGTGTACACCTTTGGCTGGAAAGAACCCCTCACCTATTATCAATATTAGCTTTTGTAGCCATTGCAATCGGTGGATTAGTAGAGATTGTTCCTACATTAACTGTAAAAAGCAACTTGCCAACAATATCTGCAGTGAAACCTTATTCACCGTTAGAACTCGAAGGTAGAGACCTCTATGTAAGAGAAGGCTGTAACTCGTGTCACTCACAAATGATAAGACCCTTCCGTGATGAAGTAACAAGATTTGACGGTAAAAACGGACAGTATTCTAAAGCAGGAGAATTCGTTTACGACCGACCATTCCTTTGGGGATCAAAAAGAACAGGACCGGATCTTCACAGAGAAGGCGCAAGAAATCCAGATTCATGGCACTTTAAACACATGTACAACCCAAGAATTACTTCTGCAGGTTCTATTATGCCACGTTTCCCTTGGCTGATTACGAATAAGCTGGATCGTTCTCAAATGATCGATAAAATGAAACTGATGAAAAACACTTTTGATGTCCCATACACCAAAGCACAGATAGATTCAGCAGATCGATGGGCAAATAATCAGTCACAAGCGATTGTAAAAAGAATTTATTCTGAAGCAACCGATGTAAAAGATCAAATGGATAAAGAGAAAATTGCCAAAGGCAACAATTTTATACCAATGGAACAAAGAGAAATCATCGCAATGATTGCCTATCTGCAAAGACTGGGAACAGACATCAAAACGACAGACATCAAAACAGCAAGCGTAGATTAATTTTAAATATCTATTACAATGAAAACGAGAACACCCATATCTATATATATAGCAATAACCATAGGAATTACGGTAATGGCGTTCGAAATGTTCGCACAAGATGCCAATTATTTTTCTACCCCTTTCTTTTGGGCATTGCTGATCATCATCACCATTTTATTGCTCATCATGAATTCTATCGGAGATTTGGTAGAAAACGAAAGGTTCGCTAGGCTTACCGATGAAGAAAAGCAAGAATATATCACCAACAACGCAACTCCATATTTTCAGAAGCTTTGGAATTCAGCTTTCAAAAAAC
Coding sequences within it:
- the ccoN gene encoding cytochrome-c oxidase, cbb3-type subunit I yields the protein METQKFHYDNNIVRAFLYATVVFGIIGFILGLTAALMLFYPELPEFLFGTDDTTIQSLRSGNIQGLVNSQGALGFGRIRMLHTSAVIFAFVCNSFFCGAYYSMQRLLKTRMYSDTLSWIHFWTWQIMIIAVVITFLMGINTSKEYAEHEWPIDILITFSWVIFGINMFGTIAKRRVRHLYVAIWFYIATWIAVAMLHIFNNLEVPLSFTSWKSYSAYAGVKDALVQWWYGHNAVAFVLTTPVLGLMYYFMPKAANRPVFSYKLSIIHFWSLIFVYLWAGPHHLQYTALPAWAQAVGTGFSIMLIAPSWGGMLNGLLTLRGAWDKVRENPILKFFVVAVTCYGMATFEGPLLATKSLNKIGHYTDWVIGHVHLGALGWNGFMAFGVIYYLIPIMWKTELWSKKLANWHFWLGTLGIIFYAVPMYIAGFTQGLMWKQFNPDGTLLWKNWLDTVTAIIPYFKMRFLGGLFYLSGAILMVVNVYKTIRAGSFQKNVPAEAPALANVGSSRKEGEGVHLWLERTPHLLSILAFVAIAIGGLVEIVPTLTVKSNLPTISAVKPYSPLELEGRDLYVREGCNSCHSQMIRPFRDEVTRFDGKNGQYSKAGEFVYDRPFLWGSKRTGPDLHREGARNPDSWHFKHMYNPRITSAGSIMPRFPWLITNKLDRSQMIDKMKLMKNTFDVPYTKAQIDSADRWANNQSQAIVKRIYSEATDVKDQMDKEKIAKGNNFIPMEQREIIAMIAYLQRLGTDIKTTDIKTASVD
- a CDS encoding helix-turn-helix domain-containing protein codes for the protein MKICGQNIRKMRRDRDLTQEYMAFEMGISQKAYSDIENSKVKINLEILTKVSNILNIKPSEICSISHKCGTNDYEDKYNELIEYMKKNNITIPQNL
- a CDS encoding transposase, translating into MKKKNKILHIYFEEKNITPKRFSSLIFQPKGFLPEIMVDDFFLREKIVKLHIKRRRWTDIKTGNIIPRDWNIIAKGTRMTHDFAASRI